In Sphingobium amiense, a genomic segment contains:
- a CDS encoding TonB-dependent receptor domain-containing protein, whose amino-acid sequence MADHLPNSRARDWTVKTFSKRALLRASAAPAILSASLIASAAFAQDAPQGADAADSDTIVVTGSRIATPVIDAPNPIQVVTDQVIRSTGAINLQETLLRNPAFGTPAISRNNSNFSTSSAGVATVDLRNLGSDRTLVLVNGRRFVAGVPGTSTVDLNSIPTQFIDRVDVLTGGSSAVYGSDAVAGVVNITLKKDYQGIEASARTGISEHGDDSQREFNLMLGGNFDDNKGNVLVYAGYTKQGAVFSRGRSRSAIDQISCVYVNCDVDQIFEPYAPYYSSFAPQGRFFVGPQATQTTQAQQFTYDKNNNLIQGFSTNGNATRAADGFNRSAYRTIAIPTERYLLALNAHYEISDSVNVFLEGNYASTKVRTELEPFPMDSAGPNGIFPATGGRFNIEGLSINPATGASVLTRNPLVPLAIYNAATDTTGDGLRDIGFTKRLSEFGNRGSSVDRDTFRIVAGVNGALSDRWNYEAYYNYGQTRESQQNQGQVNVLNFANALNAVQDVYDLNGNGSTTDAICADAQARAQGCAPANIFGYNALSPEAINYIIAPSSVTSLTTQSVAGASIVGSLPGLSAGDIGIAIGAEYRKEQSEQVFDALTNAGLNGGNKLANTYGQFHVWEGYGEIRLPILADTPFFHRLELSAAGRVSKYSTVGTVYSYNLSALWAPVQDIRFRGTYSQSTRAPNVSELYGGSGQDYPSDLSDPCDGITATSTGTLATQCLANVGVRANIAANGSFVVNQADIQGISGFNNTNPNLNEEQSKSWTVGVAINPRSVDALRNLTLTVDYFNIKIKDAITQLPRSFILSQCYNAGNDDYCSFITRRQAVAGANSAGSLEFIDTTLFNSGGLRTSGLDVTLGYSQNVAGGQANFNVSYTHVFKGYVIPLPGAGRDNFAGESGASKDRATGALGWINKDFGVTFTGTYIGKAYLDDQFIIGSRGDTDIHSSNYRIKSKFYLDGQIKFTPGDNFEFFFGANNLLNTSPPPIITGLPFNTTGAETDASTYDPIGRRYYTGVRVKF is encoded by the coding sequence GTGGCAGACCATCTGCCAAACTCCAGAGCAAGGGACTGGACTGTGAAAACATTTTCGAAAAGGGCACTTCTGCGTGCCAGCGCCGCTCCGGCGATCCTGAGCGCGTCGCTGATCGCCAGCGCGGCATTCGCACAGGATGCACCGCAAGGCGCGGATGCGGCGGACAGTGACACCATCGTCGTTACCGGCTCGCGCATTGCGACTCCCGTTATCGATGCGCCCAACCCCATTCAGGTCGTGACCGACCAAGTCATCCGGTCGACCGGGGCGATCAACCTTCAGGAAACGCTGCTCCGCAACCCGGCATTCGGCACACCTGCAATCAGCCGTAACAATTCAAACTTCTCCACCTCGAGCGCGGGCGTTGCAACGGTCGATCTGCGCAATTTGGGGTCGGACCGCACCCTGGTTCTCGTCAATGGCCGCCGGTTCGTCGCCGGTGTTCCCGGTACCTCGACGGTCGACCTCAACAGCATTCCGACCCAGTTCATCGATCGGGTCGACGTCCTGACGGGCGGCTCTTCGGCTGTCTACGGATCGGACGCGGTTGCTGGTGTGGTCAACATCACGCTCAAAAAGGACTATCAGGGAATCGAAGCCAGCGCGCGCACCGGCATTTCGGAGCATGGCGATGACTCGCAGCGCGAATTCAACCTGATGCTGGGTGGCAATTTCGACGACAATAAGGGCAACGTGCTGGTTTACGCCGGCTATACGAAGCAGGGCGCAGTGTTCTCGCGCGGCCGCTCGCGTTCGGCGATCGATCAGATCAGTTGTGTTTATGTAAACTGCGATGTCGATCAGATCTTCGAGCCTTACGCGCCCTATTATTCGAGCTTCGCGCCTCAAGGCCGTTTCTTCGTCGGACCGCAGGCGACGCAGACTACTCAGGCCCAGCAGTTTACATATGACAAGAACAACAACCTGATTCAGGGCTTTTCGACCAACGGAAATGCCACGCGTGCGGCGGATGGCTTCAATCGTTCGGCATATCGCACCATCGCGATCCCGACGGAACGCTATCTCTTGGCCCTGAATGCTCATTATGAGATTTCGGACTCGGTCAATGTCTTCCTCGAAGGCAACTACGCTTCCACGAAGGTGCGGACGGAACTTGAGCCATTCCCGATGGATTCGGCTGGACCGAACGGGATTTTCCCGGCGACCGGTGGTCGTTTCAACATCGAAGGGCTGTCGATCAATCCTGCAACGGGCGCTTCGGTTCTGACCCGCAATCCGCTCGTGCCGCTGGCGATCTACAATGCCGCTACGGACACGACGGGCGACGGTCTGCGTGACATCGGCTTTACCAAACGACTGTCCGAGTTCGGCAACCGCGGCAGCAGCGTCGACCGCGACACTTTCCGCATTGTGGCCGGTGTCAATGGCGCGCTGTCGGATCGCTGGAATTACGAGGCCTATTATAATTACGGCCAAACCCGCGAGTCGCAGCAGAACCAGGGACAGGTCAATGTTCTCAACTTCGCCAACGCTCTGAATGCGGTTCAGGACGTCTACGACCTGAACGGCAACGGCAGCACCACCGATGCCATTTGCGCGGATGCGCAGGCGCGTGCCCAGGGTTGCGCACCTGCCAATATCTTCGGCTATAACGCTCTCAGCCCCGAGGCGATCAATTACATCATCGCGCCAAGCTCGGTGACCAGCCTCACGACCCAGAGTGTTGCCGGTGCAAGCATCGTGGGCAGTCTGCCGGGCCTTTCGGCGGGCGACATTGGTATCGCCATCGGCGCCGAATATCGTAAGGAACAGTCGGAGCAGGTGTTTGACGCTCTGACCAACGCAGGCCTGAACGGCGGCAACAAGCTGGCCAACACCTACGGTCAGTTCCATGTCTGGGAAGGCTATGGCGAAATCCGCTTGCCGATTCTGGCGGACACGCCCTTCTTCCACCGTTTGGAACTCAGCGCGGCTGGCCGCGTGTCGAAATATTCCACGGTCGGCACGGTGTATAGCTATAACCTGTCCGCTTTGTGGGCGCCGGTGCAGGATATTCGCTTCCGCGGCACCTACTCCCAGTCGACCCGTGCTCCCAACGTTAGTGAACTCTACGGCGGCTCTGGCCAGGATTACCCCAGCGATCTGAGCGACCCCTGCGACGGCATCACTGCGACCAGCACGGGCACGCTGGCGACACAGTGCCTTGCCAATGTAGGTGTTCGCGCCAACATCGCTGCCAATGGTTCGTTTGTGGTCAACCAGGCCGATATTCAGGGCATCAGCGGGTTCAACAATACGAACCCGAATCTGAATGAAGAACAGTCAAAGTCCTGGACGGTAGGCGTGGCGATCAATCCGCGCTCGGTCGATGCTTTGCGTAACCTGACGCTGACGGTCGATTACTTCAACATCAAGATCAAGGATGCGATCACGCAGTTGCCGCGTTCGTTCATCCTGTCGCAGTGCTATAATGCGGGCAATGACGACTATTGCAGCTTCATCACGCGTCGTCAGGCCGTTGCGGGTGCGAATAGCGCCGGGTCGCTGGAATTCATCGACACGACACTGTTCAACAGCGGTGGCCTGCGGACCTCTGGTCTCGACGTGACGTTGGGCTACTCGCAAAATGTGGCGGGCGGTCAGGCGAATTTCAATGTTTCCTATACCCATGTGTTCAAGGGTTATGTGATCCCTCTGCCCGGTGCAGGCCGCGACAACTTTGCGGGCGAAAGCGGCGCTTCGAAGGATCGCGCAACCGGCGCTCTGGGCTGGATCAACAAGGATTTCGGCGTCACGTTCACCGGCACCTATATCGGCAAGGCCTATCTTGATGACCAGTTCATCATCGGTTCGCGGGGCGATACGGACATTCACTCGAGCAATTATCGCATCAAGTCGAAATTCTACCTCGACGGGCAGATCAAGTTCACCCCGGGCGACAATTTCGAGTTCTTCTTCGGTGCGAATAATCTCCTGAATACCTCGCCGCCGCCGATCATCACCGGCCTGCCGTTCAACACGACGGGAGCGGAGACCGACGCGAGCACCTACGATCCCATCGGCCGCCGCTATTACACCGGCGTCCGCGTGAAGTTCTAA
- a CDS encoding DUF2093 domain-containing protein, with translation MLMSNRDRPARLHYLPYSFRVLQAGDHVLCAVTGQRIALDQLRYWSVARQEAYASAEASTQAERKAGTIP, from the coding sequence ATGCTGATGTCCAATCGCGACCGGCCCGCCCGGCTCCACTATCTGCCCTATAGCTTCCGTGTGCTACAGGCGGGCGATCATGTGCTTTGCGCCGTGACGGGCCAGCGTATCGCGCTCGATCAGTTGCGCTACTGGAGCGTGGCGCGACAGGAGGCCTATGCCAGCGCCGAAGCCTCCACGCAGGCGGAGCGGAAGGCCGGCACGATCCCATGA
- the pal gene encoding peptidoglycan-associated lipoprotein Pal produces the protein MKLSRTLIAATAIVALAACSKKPPKELPPPPGDTAGAGSSIGSGTTTGVRKGSQEDFVASVSSDRIFFGLDQYDVDAEDQATLQSQAAWLQQNPSVRVTIEGHADERGTRDYNIALGERRANAAKNYLASLGVAPSRMTTVSYGKERPAALGSDEAAWAQNRRAVTVTVQY, from the coding sequence ATGAAATTGTCCCGGACCCTGATCGCGGCCACCGCCATCGTCGCGCTGGCCGCCTGTTCCAAGAAACCGCCCAAGGAACTGCCGCCGCCGCCCGGCGATACCGCTGGCGCCGGATCGTCGATCGGATCGGGCACGACGACGGGCGTCCGCAAAGGCAGCCAGGAAGATTTCGTGGCTTCCGTCTCATCGGACCGCATCTTTTTTGGCCTCGACCAATATGATGTCGACGCCGAGGATCAGGCGACGCTCCAGAGTCAGGCCGCATGGCTGCAGCAGAACCCATCCGTGCGCGTCACGATCGAGGGTCATGCCGACGAACGCGGCACGCGCGACTATAATATCGCGCTGGGTGAACGCCGCGCCAATGCTGCCAAAAATTATCTGGCCTCGCTCGGCGTCGCGCCCAGCCGCATGACCACTGTCAGCTACGGCAAGGAGCGGCCCGCCGCGCTGGGGTCGGATGAAGCCGCCTGGGCGCAGAACCGCCGGGCCGTGACGGTTACGGTTCAATATTGA
- the xseA gene encoding exodeoxyribonuclease VII large subunit gives MSPDDDAYDSSGRLLAEERPGDNAPPLTVSELSASLKRTVEDRFGHVRLRGEISGFKRAASGHLYLCLKDDNAVIDGVMWKGGAQRLAFAAQDGVEVIATGKLTTYPGRSKYQIVIDRMELAGEGALMALLEKLKAKLAAEGLFAPERKKPLPFLPRTIGVVTSPTGAVIRDILHRLSDRCPTDVLLWPVLVQGQGAAEQVATAVRGFSAMDGSGPFPRPDLVIVARGGGSIEDLWSFNEEIVVRAVADCTIPIISAVGHETDTTLCDHAADRRAPTPTAAAEMAVPVRAELLAGLGEAGLRAGRAVRRNAAQARERLEMQARLMPTPETLLSPQRQRLDDASLRLQHGLRHRLTEARAHLSEAGAALRPPLLLQYLRRAGERLDRLKPRPDYLTRALADRATALDRVSRHFASLDPDLPLRRGYARVMASGHVVRSVGAARTAGEVTLHFQDGTVGAVVDGSAARTSPASPRPPRRPPDRPDQSQQDLFSR, from the coding sequence ATGTCCCCGGATGATGATGCCTATGACAGTTCGGGCCGCCTGTTAGCCGAGGAGCGTCCCGGCGACAACGCGCCGCCGTTGACGGTCAGCGAATTGTCGGCATCGCTGAAGCGCACGGTCGAGGACCGGTTCGGCCATGTCCGGCTGCGCGGCGAGATTTCGGGGTTCAAGCGCGCGGCGTCCGGTCACCTCTATCTGTGCCTGAAGGACGACAATGCCGTCATCGACGGCGTCATGTGGAAGGGCGGTGCGCAGCGGCTGGCCTTTGCGGCGCAGGACGGGGTCGAGGTGATCGCCACCGGCAAGCTCACCACCTATCCCGGCCGTTCCAAATATCAGATCGTCATCGACCGCATGGAACTGGCGGGCGAAGGGGCGCTGATGGCGCTACTGGAAAAGCTCAAGGCCAAGCTCGCGGCGGAAGGGCTGTTCGCGCCGGAGCGCAAGAAGCCGCTGCCCTTCCTGCCGCGTACCATCGGCGTCGTGACTTCGCCAACGGGCGCGGTGATCCGCGACATATTGCATCGCCTGTCGGATCGCTGCCCGACCGACGTGTTGCTCTGGCCCGTGCTGGTTCAGGGTCAGGGCGCGGCGGAACAGGTGGCGACGGCGGTGCGCGGCTTTTCCGCCATGGACGGGAGCGGCCCCTTCCCCCGTCCCGATCTGGTGATCGTCGCGCGGGGCGGCGGGTCGATCGAGGATCTGTGGAGCTTCAACGAGGAGATCGTGGTGCGCGCGGTAGCCGACTGCACGATTCCGATCATCTCGGCGGTGGGGCATGAGACGGACACGACGCTGTGCGACCACGCCGCCGACCGGCGCGCGCCCACGCCCACAGCGGCAGCGGAAATGGCGGTGCCGGTGCGGGCGGAACTGCTGGCGGGTCTTGGCGAGGCGGGCCTGCGCGCGGGTCGCGCCGTCCGCCGGAACGCAGCGCAGGCGCGCGAGCGGCTGGAGATGCAGGCGCGGCTGATGCCTACGCCAGAAACGCTGCTCAGCCCCCAGCGGCAGCGGCTCGACGACGCCAGCCTGCGGTTACAGCATGGGCTGCGCCACCGGCTGACCGAGGCCCGTGCGCATCTGAGCGAGGCGGGCGCAGCGCTCCGGCCGCCACTCCTGCTCCAGTATCTGCGCCGGGCGGGCGAGCGGCTGGACCGGCTGAAACCGAGGCCGGATTATCTGACCCGCGCGCTGGCCGACCGCGCCACCGCGCTCGACCGGGTGTCGCGTCATTTCGCGTCGCTCGACCCCGACCTGCCGTTGCGGCGCGGCTATGCGCGGGTGATGGCGAGCGGCCATGTGGTGCGCAGCGTCGGGGCGGCGCGGACGGCGGGGGAAGTGACTCTGCACTTTCAGGACGGCACCGTCGGCGCGGTGGTGGACGGCAGCGCGGCGCGCACCTCTCCGGCTTCGCCCCGCCCTCCGCGCCGGCCGCCCGACCGGCCCGATCAATCGCAGCAGGACCTGTTTTCTCGATGA
- the tolB gene encoding Tol-Pal system beta propeller repeat protein TolB — MKSNFWHRLSLAAALLAALVAAPAMAQLSVDVTGEIDSNLKIAVPPLPAQQEVDTPAGSSTDLGRKIAEVIASDLKGSGLFDPSGPDGLPAVAFPEVTNPAYDKWGAYQALVQGFVRTSGGEADITVGCYLYDVALKQELTRQGYVVSPRDWRRAAHKCADAIYARLSGESPFFDSRIAYIAESGPKGNRTKRLAIMDSDGANHRFITNGQSLALTPRFSPDYKSIVYVSYLGSRVRIYIYDIGSGQQKLVTESNNATFAPRWSPDGRTILFSMAVAGNTDIYRISASGGTPVRLTTSPGIDVGGSFSPDGSQIVFESDRSGGQQIYIMNADGSSQRRISHGGGRYATPEWSPRGDLIAFTKLSGDFKIAVMTPTGDNERILTNGWQDEQPTWSPNGRVLQFFRTTPGRDGGSQVWQVDLTGVNERRIPTPLSGSDPAWGPLLP; from the coding sequence ATGAAGAGCAATTTCTGGCACCGCCTGTCGCTGGCCGCCGCCCTGCTGGCCGCTCTGGTCGCGGCGCCCGCCATGGCGCAACTGTCGGTCGATGTGACCGGCGAGATCGACAGCAACCTCAAGATCGCGGTCCCCCCGCTCCCCGCCCAGCAGGAAGTGGATACGCCGGCGGGAAGCTCCACCGATCTGGGCCGCAAGATCGCCGAGGTGATCGCGTCGGATCTCAAAGGATCGGGGCTGTTCGATCCTTCGGGGCCAGACGGCCTTCCCGCCGTCGCCTTCCCGGAGGTGACGAACCCCGCCTATGACAAATGGGGAGCCTATCAGGCGCTGGTGCAGGGCTTCGTGCGCACGAGCGGCGGGGAAGCCGACATCACGGTCGGCTGTTACCTCTATGACGTCGCCCTGAAGCAGGAACTGACGCGGCAGGGCTATGTGGTTTCGCCGCGCGACTGGCGGCGGGCAGCGCATAAATGCGCCGACGCCATCTACGCCCGCCTTTCGGGCGAAAGCCCCTTCTTCGACAGCCGCATCGCCTATATCGCCGAAAGCGGTCCCAAGGGGAACCGCACCAAGCGGCTCGCGATCATGGATTCGGATGGCGCGAACCACCGCTTCATCACCAACGGCCAGTCACTCGCGCTGACGCCCCGCTTTTCGCCGGACTATAAGTCCATCGTCTATGTGAGCTATCTGGGCAGCCGGGTGCGCATCTACATCTATGACATCGGGTCGGGCCAGCAGAAGCTGGTGACGGAAAGCAACAATGCGACCTTCGCGCCCCGCTGGTCGCCGGACGGGCGGACGATCCTGTTTTCGATGGCGGTGGCGGGCAACACCGACATCTACAGGATTTCCGCCAGCGGCGGGACGCCGGTGCGGCTGACGACGTCGCCAGGCATCGATGTGGGCGGCAGCTTCTCCCCCGACGGGAGCCAGATCGTCTTCGAAAGCGACCGGTCGGGCGGACAGCAGATCTACATCATGAACGCGGATGGCTCCAGCCAGCGGCGCATCAGCCATGGCGGCGGCCGCTATGCGACGCCCGAATGGAGTCCGCGTGGCGACCTGATCGCCTTCACCAAGCTGTCGGGCGATTTCAAGATCGCAGTGATGACCCCCACCGGGGACAATGAGCGCATCCTGACTAATGGGTGGCAGGATGAGCAGCCGACCTGGTCGCCCAATGGCCGTGTGCTGCAATTTTTCCGCACCACGCCCGGCCGGGACGGCGGCAGTCAGGTGTGGCAGGTCGACCTGACAGGCGTCAACGAACGGCGCATCCCGACCCCGCTCAGCGGATCGGACCCGGCGTGGGGACCGTTGCTGCCCTGA
- a CDS encoding M23 family metallopeptidase has product MKRGVLGIAAAFALLLPASAALPQQRADLFDLSGEPGQGAVLTGQAPEGTVELLLDDRPVPVAADGRFIIAFDRDAPPVARLRARLRDGRTLDQSIGIPPREWRLERIDAPLLPTKDNESFLALRRPELDAIASARRIVTDAQGWRQSFVWPRIGRISGLFGSQRIYQGTPGAYHSGVDVAGATGETVVAPADGVVILAAVDKPFTLEGHLLMIDHGHGLNSAFLHLSRIDVKFGDHVRQGQPIGAIGATGRATGPHLHWGMKWNDARIDPMLLAGPMGKSG; this is encoded by the coding sequence ATGAAGCGTGGCGTCCTGGGCATCGCCGCCGCATTCGCCCTTCTTCTTCCAGCGAGCGCGGCTCTCCCGCAGCAGCGCGCCGACCTTTTCGACCTCTCCGGCGAGCCGGGGCAAGGCGCGGTTCTGACGGGCCAGGCACCGGAGGGAACCGTGGAGTTGCTGCTCGACGACAGACCCGTGCCGGTGGCCGCCGACGGCCGGTTCATCATCGCCTTCGATCGCGATGCACCGCCCGTCGCGCGGCTTCGCGCCCGGTTGCGGGACGGGCGCACGCTCGACCAGAGTATCGGCATTCCCCCTCGCGAGTGGCGTCTGGAAAGGATCGACGCGCCGCTCCTTCCGACGAAGGACAATGAGAGCTTTTTGGCGCTGAGGCGGCCCGAACTGGACGCCATCGCGTCCGCCCGCAGGATCGTGACCGATGCGCAGGGATGGCGCCAATCCTTCGTCTGGCCGCGGATCGGGCGCATATCCGGGCTATTCGGATCGCAGCGCATCTATCAGGGAACGCCCGGCGCCTACCACAGCGGCGTCGATGTGGCTGGCGCGACAGGAGAAACGGTAGTCGCCCCGGCCGATGGCGTGGTGATCCTGGCCGCCGTCGACAAGCCCTTCACGCTGGAAGGCCATCTGCTGATGATCGACCATGGCCATGGCCTCAACAGCGCCTTCCTGCATCTTTCGCGGATCGACGTAAAATTCGGGGATCATGTCCGTCAGGGGCAGCCGATCGGCGCAATCGGCGCGACGGGCAGAGCCACCGGACCGCATCTCCACTGGGGCATGAAATGGAACGACGCGCGGATCGACCCGATGCTGTTGGCGGGGCCGATGGGGAAAAGCGGGTAA
- a CDS encoding LacI family DNA-binding transcriptional regulator, with the protein MEKPPTAKLPTIRDVAAHAGVSVMTASRAINGKALVSDKARRAVEEAVRALGYVPNASARALAGSADRRVALLHSNSTTSAYLGELLLGALSEAPLRHLHLVVEQCAPGAFAGEIVDQVAQAHVAGVILPPPLCDWEELVEGLRARDIVVVSVAPDRDAPEMLAVGTDDRHAAYDLTRHLIELGHKRIAFIEGNPRHRANARRVQGFRDALAQHGLDLDPDLIVPGDFSYRSGLDAADRLMSLEQRPTAIFACNDDMAAAAITVAHQRRINVPADISICGFDDTPLASAIWPALTTIRQPIRDMSREAIGLLAMRFRSQDDGAEDIIGKVKLDYQLIRRQSDAVPARH; encoded by the coding sequence ATGGAAAAGCCGCCGACTGCCAAACTCCCCACGATCCGCGATGTCGCCGCCCATGCGGGGGTATCGGTCATGACCGCATCCCGCGCGATCAACGGCAAGGCGCTGGTGAGCGACAAGGCGCGGCGAGCCGTCGAGGAAGCGGTGCGGGCGCTGGGCTATGTGCCCAACGCATCGGCGCGGGCGCTGGCCGGCAGCGCGGACCGCCGCGTCGCACTGCTCCACAGCAACAGCACGACATCCGCCTATCTCGGAGAATTGCTGCTGGGTGCGCTCAGCGAAGCACCGCTCCGGCACCTTCATCTGGTCGTCGAGCAATGCGCGCCGGGCGCTTTTGCGGGCGAGATCGTGGATCAGGTGGCGCAGGCGCATGTCGCAGGCGTGATCCTGCCCCCGCCCCTCTGCGACTGGGAAGAACTGGTCGAGGGACTGCGCGCGCGCGACATCGTCGTCGTGTCGGTCGCCCCGGACCGTGACGCGCCCGAGATGCTGGCGGTGGGGACGGACGATCGCCATGCGGCCTATGATCTGACGCGGCACCTCATCGAACTGGGGCACAAGCGGATCGCCTTCATCGAGGGCAACCCCCGCCACCGCGCCAATGCGCGGCGGGTGCAGGGGTTTCGCGACGCGCTGGCCCAGCATGGGCTGGACCTCGACCCAGACCTGATCGTGCCGGGCGATTTCAGCTATCGTTCGGGGCTGGATGCCGCAGACCGGCTGATGTCACTGGAACAGCGGCCCACAGCCATTTTCGCCTGCAACGACGACATGGCGGCGGCGGCGATCACGGTGGCGCATCAGCGGCGCATCAACGTGCCCGCCGACATCAGCATCTGCGGGTTCGACGATACGCCCCTCGCCAGTGCGATCTGGCCAGCGCTGACCACCATCCGCCAGCCCATCCGGGACATGAGCCGGGAAGCGATCGGCCTGCTCGCGATGCGCTTTCGCAGTCAGGATGACGGGGCGGAGGATATTATCGGCAAGGTGAAGCTCGACTATCAGCTCATCCGCCGTCAGTCGGACGCAGTCCCCGCCCGGCACTGA
- the purD gene encoding phosphoribosylamine--glycine ligase, with protein sequence MNILLLGGGGREHALAWKLAQSPRLSTLYAAPGNPGIAQHAQLVDLDATDHRAVLDFTVRHSIGLVVIGPEAPLVDGLADNLRTIGVPVFGPGRKAAQLEGSKGFTKDLCQRAGIPTAAYIRVTSKDGAIAALDDFALPVVIKADGLAAGKGVIIAQTRDEALAALDEMFSGAFGAAGEEVVLEEFMTGEEASFFALTDGAFILPFGSAQDHKRVGDGDTGPNTGGMGAYSPARVLTPELERQVIDTIIRPTVDTMAAEGMPYSGVLYAGLMLTREGPKLIEYNARFGDPECQVLMTRFDGDLVELLLAVAQEKLAEHGPVKLADRTALTVVMAANGYPGTPEKGGAIEGIDAAEATGVKVFHAGTAQKGGVLVANGGRVLNVTASGASVAEAQAAAYAAVDAIDFPTGFCRRDIGWREVARERT encoded by the coding sequence ATGAACATCCTTCTGCTTGGCGGCGGCGGCCGCGAACATGCGCTGGCGTGGAAGCTGGCGCAATCGCCCCGGCTTTCGACCCTTTATGCCGCGCCGGGCAATCCGGGCATAGCCCAGCATGCGCAACTGGTCGACCTCGACGCCACGGATCATCGCGCGGTGCTCGATTTCACCGTGCGTCACTCCATCGGTCTCGTCGTCATCGGCCCGGAAGCGCCGCTGGTCGATGGTCTCGCCGACAACCTCCGCACCATCGGCGTCCCTGTCTTCGGTCCCGGCAGGAAGGCCGCCCAGCTTGAAGGGTCGAAGGGCTTCACCAAGGATCTGTGTCAGCGCGCCGGCATTCCCACCGCAGCCTATATCCGCGTCACCAGCAAGGATGGCGCGATCGCCGCACTCGACGATTTCGCGCTGCCTGTCGTCATCAAGGCGGATGGGCTTGCGGCGGGCAAGGGCGTCATCATCGCCCAGACCCGCGACGAAGCGCTGGCCGCGCTGGACGAAATGTTCTCCGGCGCGTTCGGCGCGGCGGGCGAGGAAGTCGTGCTGGAGGAGTTCATGACCGGCGAGGAAGCGAGCTTCTTCGCTCTGACGGACGGCGCCTTCATCCTGCCTTTCGGTTCCGCGCAGGATCACAAGCGCGTGGGCGACGGGGACACCGGTCCCAACACCGGCGGTATGGGCGCCTATAGCCCCGCGCGCGTCCTGACCCCCGAACTTGAACGACAGGTCATCGACACGATCATCCGCCCGACGGTCGATACGATGGCGGCGGAAGGCATGCCCTATTCGGGCGTCCTCTATGCGGGCCTGATGCTGACCAGGGAAGGACCGAAGCTGATCGAATATAATGCCCGTTTCGGCGATCCGGAATGCCAGGTGCTGATGACGCGCTTCGACGGCGATCTGGTCGAGCTGCTGCTCGCGGTGGCGCAGGAGAAGCTGGCGGAACACGGGCCGGTGAAGCTGGCGGACCGCACGGCGCTCACCGTCGTGATGGCGGCGAACGGCTATCCCGGCACGCCCGAAAAGGGCGGCGCGATCGAAGGGATCGACGCAGCGGAAGCGACGGGGGTGAAGGTTTTCCACGCGGGCACCGCGCAAAAGGGCGGCGTGCTGGTCGCGAACGGAGGACGGGTGCTCAACGTGACCGCGAGCGGCGCATCGGTGGCGGAAGCGCAGGCCGCCGCCTATGCCGCCGTCGATGCCATAGATTTCCCGACCGGCTTCTGCCGGCGCGACATCGGCTGGCGCGAAGTGGCGCGCGAACGCACCTGA